CACTCGGGCCGCTTTTGTCGCCCCAGTCCTGACAACCAATTGCGTCCCCGGATCGCCTATCACCATCCGCTGCTCGACCCGAAGTTTCATATCGAACCGGGCGACGACTCCGTCGTTTGGACCGACGACGAGATCGAAGGTTTAATCGACAGCTACGTCAATGCGGCGCGGCTGGCCCGCGAAGTTGGCTATCAGTTTGTCGACGTCAAGGCGTGTCACGGCTATCTACTGCACGAGTTCCTGGGAGCGCGGCTGCGGCCAGGCAAATTCGGCGGCGACTTTGAGGGGCGGACCCGCGTGCTGAAGACGATTATTCAGCGGGTCAAGTCAGAACTGCCTGGCATCGAAGTCGGCGTTCGCTTGAGTGCGTTCGATTTCGTCCCGTATCAACAGGGAGACGCGGTTGGCCAGCCGATGGACTTCACTGGCTGTCTGCCGTACCAATGCGGATTCGGATCCAGTCCCGACAACCCGCTGGAGATCGACCTGACCGAGCCGATTCGCTTGATTCGCGAACTGGGAGAACTGGGCGTCATCGGCGTCAACATCAGCTGCGGCAGTCCCTACTACAATCCGCACATCCAGCGGCCGGCGATCTTCCCGCCGAGCGACGGTTATCAGCCGCCCGAGGATCCGCTGGTGGGCGTCGCGCGAATGATCGACGTTGCCCGGCAATGTAAAGAAGCGGCGCCTGACGTGACGATGGTCGCGACTGGTTTCACCTACTTGCAAGATTATTTGCCGCATGTCGCCCAAGCGGTGGTCCGCGAAGGTTGGGTCGACAGCGTCGGCCTAGGCCGAATGGTTCTATCGTTCCCCGATCTGCCGGCAGCGACGCTGTTGGAAGGGGAAATGAAGCGGAAGAAGGTGTGCCGGACCTTCAGCGACTGCACCACCGCGCCGCGCAACGGGATGGTCTCGGGCTGCTATCCGCTCGATCCGTTCTACAAAGATCGGGACGAAGCGAAGAAGATGCGCGAGTTGAAGAAGGCGCAAGTTCCGACTGGCGCTTAGCAAGCGATCGGACGCGTCAACAGCGGCGAACGACTTTTCTCAATAGATCTAGCGACGGCGATGTTGGAAACAGTGCCGCTGGGAGTCGCCGTAGAGCGTAACTGCCTGTTGAAAAATGCCATCGTGGCATTTTCCAACCTCGCCAGGCTCAGAGCATAGCTCTTCGCGGCTCGCAAAATAACGACGTAAGTCGTTATTTTGGGATCGCATCCGTGCGATCACGCAGTCCGTCGAGAAAATCAACGGACTGGTAAGGAATCAAACGATCCTGGGCTGCTGCGCACAGAGGTTATCAGTTGGCCGGCGTATTCGGCATGAATTGTGTAGTTTTTCGGTTTACGATGCGCCTGAAACATCTTTTGGGCTCATTTTATTTCTAGGAACTCCGCTTATGGTCAAGAAATCTGGTTTCACACTTGTTGAATTGCTAGTGGTGATCGCCATCATCGGCGTCTTAATCGCGTTATTGCTACCGGCAGTACAGCAGGCGCGTGAATCGGCTCGGCGAATGCAGTGCTCGAATAATCTCAAACAATTGTCGCTCGCACTGCACAATTACCACGACGTGCACCAAGTCTTTCCGCCGGCGGCGCTAATGCCTTCCTCCGACCGGAAAGGGGGCGCCTCATGGTTGACGCGCCTGTTGCCGCAAATGGAGCAAAACGCCGCCTACGACCAGATGACCTTTGTTGACACCGACTGGACCGATCAGATCGGGCCGAACCGGAACTGGCAGGTTACCAGCACCCTGCGAGTCCCAGCGCTGAATTGTCCGTCGAGTCCCATGGAGACGACCCGGAAGCGAGCGACCTCTGCCGGTACCCAGGCCCTGGGCGCCCCGACCGAAATCGAATACCAGGTCGCTGACTATGTCGGCAACGGCGGCAGCTATTTCAGCGGCGCCAACGTGAATCAAGACGTCCAACCGGGTGAGTGGGGCATCTACGGCTATGTGACTTGGAACGGAACGCTCGTTTCCATCGACGAAAAGAATTCGCAGGCGATCGGGTTCCGCGATATCGTCGACGGAACCAGCAACACCATTACCATCGGCGAGCAGTCCAGCTTCTACAATGGGCCATCGTGTGCTGCAGGAAACTGCGACTGGCGCGGCGGCAACTGGGATGGCGGAGCATGGTCTTGCGGCGTCGGAGGTTGGGACGAATGGTGGCTGAACGTCGCCACGATTCGACATGGCATCAACTGGAACGGGACCGGTATCGGCCACAATCAGCCTTACTATCGTCATACGATTTTCCGTTCGCAGCATCCCGGCGGGGCCCAAATGGCTCGTGCCGATGGATCGGTGGCGTTCTACGCCGAAACGACCGGTCTGCAAACGTTGATGTCGCTGTTTGACCGTGCCGATGGCGCCGTTATCTACAACGACTAGCTAACGAATTGGAGAGTCAGATGAACTATCAAATCTGGTTAGTCGGATTATCGTGCGCCCTCTTGTTAGGTTGTGGAGCGAAGGGGCCAAAGTTGGCGCCGCTGGAGGGACTTGTGACCAATAACGGAACGCCGATGGCGGGCATGAACGTCACGTTTTCTCCACAAAAGGATGGCGCCGCATCGTGGGGAATCACCGACGCCGACGGAAAATTTAGCCTGAACTACATTGATGGTCGCCAAGGAGTCCTGCCCGGCGAGCATCTGGTTTCCATTTCTGGGGGCGATCCCCTCGCTGGCGATGGAACCTCCTCGCGAGCCTCTCGACGAGCGAAACGCCCCCGCGAATTCCGACAAGTGTTCGAGGTCGCCGCCGACCAAACGTTCGTCGAGATTGATCTAGCGGCGAAGAAATAATTCGCGTTGTTGAAGTTCGGCAACGAGGCTGGCGACTAATCGTCGGCCTCGTTTTTTTCTTGCCAATCCCGCAGCTGGAAACAGACCATCTCTTCGCCATTGCGAACGTAGAGCTTGCCAGCGGCGATGACTGGATGGTTCCACGTCTTGTTCTCGAAGACGCGGAACTTGGTGATCTCGTCATGCCCTTCCGGCGTAGCGTGAATCAGGGCCAGCTCGCCATCTTCGCTGACGATTACCAGCACCTTGGCCTCTTCGACCAACAGCGCCTGGCCGTGACCATAGCGGCCTCCTTTCCAGACGCGATCGCCGGTGGCGACGTCGACGCAGGTAAAGATCCGATCGTCAA
This sequence is a window from Blastopirellula retiformator. Protein-coding genes within it:
- a CDS encoding carboxypeptidase-like regulatory domain-containing protein, yielding MNYQIWLVGLSCALLLGCGAKGPKLAPLEGLVTNNGTPMAGMNVTFSPQKDGAASWGITDADGKFSLNYIDGRQGVLPGEHLVSISGGDPLAGDGTSSRASRRAKRPREFRQVFEVAADQTFVEIDLAAKK
- a CDS encoding DUF1559 domain-containing protein; amino-acid sequence: MVKKSGFTLVELLVVIAIIGVLIALLLPAVQQARESARRMQCSNNLKQLSLALHNYHDVHQVFPPAALMPSSDRKGGASWLTRLLPQMEQNAAYDQMTFVDTDWTDQIGPNRNWQVTSTLRVPALNCPSSPMETTRKRATSAGTQALGAPTEIEYQVADYVGNGGSYFSGANVNQDVQPGEWGIYGYVTWNGTLVSIDEKNSQAIGFRDIVDGTSNTITIGEQSSFYNGPSCAAGNCDWRGGNWDGGAWSCGVGGWDEWWLNVATIRHGINWNGTGIGHNQPYYRHTIFRSQHPGGAQMARADGSVAFYAETTGLQTLMSLFDRADGAVIYND
- a CDS encoding NADH:flavin oxidoreductase, which encodes MKYEKIAQLKSVETFRQRLQTLGISLPCDDQILTAEAGSPLAEPVKWGNLTAGNRWTIHPMEGWDANHDGSPTELTLRRWHNFGLSGAKMIWGGEAAAVQPDGRANPRQTMAIDSNIDGLAQLRGAALNAHHEAFGSTDDLIIGLQLTHSGRFCRPSPDNQLRPRIAYHHPLLDPKFHIEPGDDSVVWTDDEIEGLIDSYVNAARLAREVGYQFVDVKACHGYLLHEFLGARLRPGKFGGDFEGRTRVLKTIIQRVKSELPGIEVGVRLSAFDFVPYQQGDAVGQPMDFTGCLPYQCGFGSSPDNPLEIDLTEPIRLIRELGELGVIGVNISCGSPYYNPHIQRPAIFPPSDGYQPPEDPLVGVARMIDVARQCKEAAPDVTMVATGFTYLQDYLPHVAQAVVREGWVDSVGLGRMVLSFPDLPAATLLEGEMKRKKVCRTFSDCTTAPRNGMVSGCYPLDPFYKDRDEAKKMRELKKAQVPTGA